Proteins from a genomic interval of Siniperca chuatsi isolate FFG_IHB_CAS linkage group LG10, ASM2008510v1, whole genome shotgun sequence:
- the ikbkg gene encoding NF-kappa-B essential modulator isoform X7 → MVQPQPDGPMQWDMSGEESGGALRVPPELAANEVVTRLLGDNQQLREALRRSNLALRQRCEEMEGWQRRTREEREFLSCRFQEARALVERLAQENHSLQGLVNGPVSSSNHCCSSSQTEDLQGRPARNGPLDGPQTLDQRERKRVEETDQHTQTMPPRSLPVEGANEFLQLLKSHKEKLEEGMRELRRKNEELEKEREECDNERERMRRCIDQLQAKLAQAQASSVTEEVVQHRSEAQHSSDWYRELEEKLDYLQKSSAQRDRTEALLKQKDKDCAQLAKDCEALKAQATSLLGELNERQSCLEKSEQERKMLEEKLCSTMKALQVAEREQEQQRKQHHVAMDKLLLQTQSLEQALKTERHVVTEEKKKLTQLQHAYTCLFRDYDSKLKSEVKTHGGDLCSRLEDAERALALKQDLIDKLKEEVEQQKGSLETIPVLTAQAEIYKADFLAEREAREKLNQKKEELQDKLTQAMADIDRLKQEATSRARMEQMKLRHLEDFPPRAPHIPPPQGVFPGAAFNTVPPAPSFRNQGLVPVGDQGATGAEELPDLCCPKCQYQAPDMDTLQIHVMDCIQ, encoded by the exons ATGGTGCAGCCCCAGCCCGATGGCCCAATGCAGTGGGACATGTCGGGAGAGGAGAGTGGAGGGGCCCTCAGGGTCCCACCAGAGCTGGCTGCCAATGAAGTGGTGACCAGGTTGCTGGGTGACAACCAGCAGCTTAGAG AGGCCTTGCGGCGGAGCAACCTAGCCCTGCGTCAGCGCtgtgaggagatggagggatggcAGCGGAGGACAAGAGAGGAACGAGAATTTCTCAGCTGTCGTTTCCAGGAGGCCAGGGCCCTGGTGGAGAGGCTGGCCCAGGAGAACCACTCCTTACAGGGCTTGGTGAACGGACCGGTCTCCTCCTCTaaccactgctgcagctccagccAGACTGAAGACCTGCAGGGGCGCCCAGCAAGGAACGGGCCGCTGGACGGACCACAG ACTCTAGATCAGcgggagaggaagagagttgAAGAGAcggatcaacacacacagaccatgCCGCCTCGCAGCCTG CCTGTGGAAGGTGCAAACGAGTTCCTCCAGTTGCTGAAGAGCCACAAAGAAAAGCTGGAGGAAGGTATGAGAGAGCTGAGGAGAAAGaatgaagagctggagaaggagagggaggagtgcGACAACGAGAGAGAGCGAATGCGGCGCTGCATTGACCAGCTGCAGGCCAAACTGGCCCAGGCACAG GCAAGCAGTGTTACTGAGGAGGTTGTTCAACATCGCTCTGAGGCACAGCACTCCTCTGACTG GTATCGTGAGTTGGAGGAGAAGCTTGATTACCTGCAGAAGAGTTCAGCTCAGCGGGACAGAACTGAAGCTCTGCTCAAACAGAAGGACAAGGATTGTGCCCAG CTGGCCAAGGACTGTGAGGCTCTGAAAGCTCAAGCAACTTCCCTATTAGGAGAACTGAATGAGAGACAGAGCTGCCTGGAGAAAAGCGAACAAGAACGCAAAATGTTGGAAGAAAA GCTGTGCAGTACGATGAAGGCCCTGCAGGTGGCAGAGCgggagcaggagcagcagaggaagcaGCATCATGTGGCCATGgacaagctgctgctgcagacccAGAGCCTGGAGCAGGCcctgaagacagagagacatgtCGTCACAGAGGAGAA gAAAAAACTGACACAGCTGCAGCACGCCTACACATGTCTTTTTAGAGACTATGATTCTAAACTGAAGAGTGAGGTAAAAACACAT GGAGGAGACCTGTGCAGCCGACTAGAGGATGCAGAGAGAGCGCTGGCCCTGAAGCAGGACCTGATTGATAAActgaaggaggaggtggagcaacAGAAAGGCTCACTGGAGACTATTCCTGTCCTCACTGCACAG GCTGAGATCTACAAGGCAGATTTCCTAGCGGAGCGAGAAGCGAGAGAGAAGCTGAACCAGAAGAAGGAGGAGCTGCAGGATAAGCTGACTCAGGCCATGGCTGATATTGACAGGCTCAAACAGGAAGCCACATCACG TGCACGTATGGAGCAAATGAAGCTGAGACACCTGGAAGACTTTCCACCACGGGCCCCACACATTCCCCCTCCACAAG GTGTGTTCCCCGGTGCAGCTTTCAACACGGTGCCCCCTGCCCCCTCGTTCCGCAATCAGGGTTTAGTACCAGTCGGTGATCAAGGGGCAACTGGAGCTGAGGAGCTGCCAGATTTATGTTGTCCTAAGTGCCAGTACCAGGCTCCAGATATGGACACGCTGCAGATACATGTCATGGACTGTATACAGTAA
- the ikbkg gene encoding NF-kappa-B essential modulator isoform X8, with amino-acid sequence MVQPQPDGPMQWDMSGEESGGALRVPPELAANEVVTRLLGDNQQLREALRRSNLALRQRCEEMEGWQRRTREEREFLSCRFQEARALVERLAQENHSLQGLVNGPVSSSNHCCSSSQTEDLQGRPARNGPLDGPQTLDQRERKRVEETDQHTQTMPPRSLPVEGANEFLQLLKSHKEKLEEGMRELRRKNEELEKEREECDNERERMRRCIDQLQAKLAQAQASSVTEEVVQHRSEAQHSSDWYRELEEKLDYLQKSSAQRDRTEALLKQKDKDCAQLAKDCEALKAQATSLLGELNERQSCLEKSEQERKMLEEKLCSTMKALQVAEREQEQQRKQHHVAMDKLLLQTQSLEQALKTERHVVTEEKKKLTQLQHAYTCLFRDYDSKLKSEGGDLCSRLEDAERALALKQDLIDKLKEEVEQQKGSLETIPVLTAQAEIYKADFLAEREAREKLNQKKEELQDKLTQAMADIDRLKQEATSRARMEQMKLRHLEDFPPRAPHIPPPQGVFPGAAFNTVPPAPSFRNQGLVPVGDQGATGAEELPDLCCPKCQYQAPDMDTLQIHVMDCIQ; translated from the exons ATGGTGCAGCCCCAGCCCGATGGCCCAATGCAGTGGGACATGTCGGGAGAGGAGAGTGGAGGGGCCCTCAGGGTCCCACCAGAGCTGGCTGCCAATGAAGTGGTGACCAGGTTGCTGGGTGACAACCAGCAGCTTAGAG AGGCCTTGCGGCGGAGCAACCTAGCCCTGCGTCAGCGCtgtgaggagatggagggatggcAGCGGAGGACAAGAGAGGAACGAGAATTTCTCAGCTGTCGTTTCCAGGAGGCCAGGGCCCTGGTGGAGAGGCTGGCCCAGGAGAACCACTCCTTACAGGGCTTGGTGAACGGACCGGTCTCCTCCTCTaaccactgctgcagctccagccAGACTGAAGACCTGCAGGGGCGCCCAGCAAGGAACGGGCCGCTGGACGGACCACAG ACTCTAGATCAGcgggagaggaagagagttgAAGAGAcggatcaacacacacagaccatgCCGCCTCGCAGCCTG CCTGTGGAAGGTGCAAACGAGTTCCTCCAGTTGCTGAAGAGCCACAAAGAAAAGCTGGAGGAAGGTATGAGAGAGCTGAGGAGAAAGaatgaagagctggagaaggagagggaggagtgcGACAACGAGAGAGAGCGAATGCGGCGCTGCATTGACCAGCTGCAGGCCAAACTGGCCCAGGCACAG GCAAGCAGTGTTACTGAGGAGGTTGTTCAACATCGCTCTGAGGCACAGCACTCCTCTGACTG GTATCGTGAGTTGGAGGAGAAGCTTGATTACCTGCAGAAGAGTTCAGCTCAGCGGGACAGAACTGAAGCTCTGCTCAAACAGAAGGACAAGGATTGTGCCCAG CTGGCCAAGGACTGTGAGGCTCTGAAAGCTCAAGCAACTTCCCTATTAGGAGAACTGAATGAGAGACAGAGCTGCCTGGAGAAAAGCGAACAAGAACGCAAAATGTTGGAAGAAAA GCTGTGCAGTACGATGAAGGCCCTGCAGGTGGCAGAGCgggagcaggagcagcagaggaagcaGCATCATGTGGCCATGgacaagctgctgctgcagacccAGAGCCTGGAGCAGGCcctgaagacagagagacatgtCGTCACAGAGGAGAA gAAAAAACTGACACAGCTGCAGCACGCCTACACATGTCTTTTTAGAGACTATGATTCTAAACTGAAGAGTGAG GGAGGAGACCTGTGCAGCCGACTAGAGGATGCAGAGAGAGCGCTGGCCCTGAAGCAGGACCTGATTGATAAActgaaggaggaggtggagcaacAGAAAGGCTCACTGGAGACTATTCCTGTCCTCACTGCACAG GCTGAGATCTACAAGGCAGATTTCCTAGCGGAGCGAGAAGCGAGAGAGAAGCTGAACCAGAAGAAGGAGGAGCTGCAGGATAAGCTGACTCAGGCCATGGCTGATATTGACAGGCTCAAACAGGAAGCCACATCACG TGCACGTATGGAGCAAATGAAGCTGAGACACCTGGAAGACTTTCCACCACGGGCCCCACACATTCCCCCTCCACAAG GTGTGTTCCCCGGTGCAGCTTTCAACACGGTGCCCCCTGCCCCCTCGTTCCGCAATCAGGGTTTAGTACCAGTCGGTGATCAAGGGGCAACTGGAGCTGAGGAGCTGCCAGATTTATGTTGTCCTAAGTGCCAGTACCAGGCTCCAGATATGGACACGCTGCAGATACATGTCATGGACTGTATACAGTAA